One genomic segment of Stigmatella erecta includes these proteins:
- a CDS encoding DUF4406 domain-containing protein gives MEKPSVPPLMILVAGPYRSGTNDEPAKIHANVQAMTAVALTLYRAGHLPVLGEWFALPLVEEAGSQRLGDEIFNEIFHPIAHRLLPKCDACLRIGGPSQGADDMVRTARALGKQVFSRLEDVPGCG, from the coding sequence ATGGAAAAGCCCTCTGTCCCGCCGCTGATGATCCTCGTCGCCGGCCCCTACCGGTCCGGCACGAACGACGAGCCCGCGAAGATTCACGCCAACGTCCAGGCGATGACGGCGGTGGCCCTGACGCTCTACCGGGCGGGCCACCTGCCGGTGCTGGGCGAGTGGTTCGCGCTGCCGCTGGTGGAAGAGGCGGGCTCTCAGCGGCTCGGGGATGAGATCTTCAACGAGATCTTCCACCCCATCGCGCACCGGCTCCTGCCGAAGTGTGATGCGTGCCTGCGCATCGGCGGCCCCTCGCAGGGCGCGGACGACATGGTGCGGACCGCGCGGGCCCTGGGCAAGCAGGTCTTCTCGAGGCTGGAGGACGTGCCGGGCTGTGGCTGA
- a CDS encoding PQQ-dependent sugar dehydrogenase, with product MVQKPLFVVSAALCLAACAHAPAPSPSPAPPTELPAPDPSHDVKRYSKVIGWAEGQMPVAPDGFQVSRFADGLRNPRWIYVLPNQDILIAEASSEYKDSEDKKEAEASGKAQSQNLGDSANQITLLRDADGDGKPEVREVFLSGLRQPLGMLLLNGQFYVANTDGVWRYPYKTGETTLRARGEKILSLPAGGYNNHWTRNLLANADGSRIYVSVGSASNIGEHGMDEEKRRANILEIHPDGSQERIYASGLRNPVGMGWAPGTQTLWTVVNERDNLGDNLVPDYLTRVQEGGFYGWPYAYFGAHEDPRHAGEQPGLVKKTLVPDVPLGSHTASLGLAFYDQKAFPAKYQGGAFIGQHGSWNRSELSGYKVVFVPFQNGKPSGEPEDFLTGFIANRETAEVHGRPVGIAVLPDGALLVADDSSNTLWRVAPRK from the coding sequence ATGGTTCAGAAACCCTTGTTCGTTGTTTCGGCAGCCCTCTGTCTGGCGGCGTGTGCCCACGCACCCGCGCCATCCCCCTCCCCTGCGCCGCCCACCGAGCTCCCGGCGCCCGACCCCAGCCATGACGTGAAGCGATACAGCAAAGTCATCGGCTGGGCAGAAGGACAGATGCCCGTGGCACCTGACGGCTTCCAGGTGAGCCGGTTCGCGGACGGCTTGCGCAACCCGCGATGGATCTACGTCTTACCCAACCAGGACATCCTGATCGCGGAGGCCAGCTCCGAATACAAGGACAGCGAGGACAAGAAAGAGGCGGAGGCGTCCGGAAAGGCCCAATCCCAGAACCTGGGCGACAGCGCGAATCAAATCACGCTGCTCCGGGACGCGGACGGAGACGGAAAGCCCGAGGTGCGGGAGGTGTTCCTCTCCGGGCTGCGCCAGCCGCTGGGCATGTTGCTCTTGAATGGGCAGTTCTATGTCGCCAACACGGATGGCGTCTGGCGATACCCTTACAAGACAGGGGAGACCACCCTGCGCGCCCGGGGCGAGAAGATCCTCAGCCTGCCCGCGGGGGGCTACAACAACCACTGGACGCGCAACCTGCTGGCGAACGCGGACGGCTCGCGGATTTATGTCTCGGTGGGCTCGGCCAGCAACATTGGCGAGCACGGCATGGACGAGGAGAAGCGCCGCGCGAACATCCTGGAGATTCACCCCGACGGCAGCCAGGAGCGCATCTATGCCAGCGGCCTGCGCAACCCCGTGGGCATGGGCTGGGCGCCTGGCACGCAGACCCTGTGGACCGTGGTCAACGAGCGGGACAACCTCGGCGACAACCTCGTTCCGGACTACCTGACCCGCGTTCAGGAGGGCGGCTTCTACGGCTGGCCCTATGCCTACTTCGGCGCCCACGAGGATCCCCGGCACGCGGGGGAGCAGCCCGGGTTGGTGAAGAAGACGCTGGTTCCGGATGTGCCGCTGGGCTCGCACACCGCGTCGCTCGGCCTGGCCTTCTATGACCAGAAGGCCTTCCCGGCGAAGTACCAGGGCGGCGCCTTCATCGGCCAGCACGGCTCCTGGAACCGCTCGGAGCTCTCCGGCTACAAGGTCGTCTTCGTTCCCTTTCAGAACGGCAAGCCCAGCGGGGAGCCCGAGGACTTCCTGACGGGCTTCATCGCCAACCGCGAGACGGCGGAGGTGCATGGCCGGCCCGTGGGGATCGCCGTGCTGCCCGATGGGGCCCTGCTGGTGGCGGACGATTCGAGCAACACGCTCTGGCGCGTGGCCCCCCGGAAGTAG
- a CDS encoding HEAT repeat domain-containing protein gives MVFLSEFRGSFVFHRRWLVPSLSAILLLGSGVYWTLAKESAPAPAGQQAAPAAVTAPPAAPARQGAGAVPSEGRARTWSAGTQFVYTLSAVQKVTFGQQGASTSPSLHLALDGELSMAVVGGQGDRLDVQFQIHSNRLTFEAEGQDALDAKSRPLMQAHLQAPFYVTFNRQGAALLVHSERGLDPVTQNFLRTLVASTQFVTPNVPKEAWPAQELDVTGLYAAQYRQVPGARKYEKTKERYLRMTSPSGLQNLDPSVRITVDASASFLLGEEGWPESVSSREQVSVSSGEGLPTVRGEGQVQLTRTAVRSVPLLIGSLEARRQQLATASLGTQVFAPEDPQAELRRLVGGAQLADLVGDLRKLPPGENERGQATSQLMNRMRALFTLEPGVAAQVPALLRGEKDRNTYSSLIGSLSAASTPEAVQALGQVVLDAQLPTAVRVDAAAGLGVVEKPTQEGLTALRQLAQSGEEDLRSTATLALGNAARNLETQKDPSADALLRELKDAVATAPTPEARALQLRALANSAHPLALPTIQEALRDASAVVREAAVEALRLIPGPAADQMLAASMLGDPVPEVRRAAIFASSFRPLPPLMPALERTLRTDTVGAVRIEVVRLLGSNLLNVPSAGPLLSWAGQNDPNGDVRHTALAFLARPTQPPPRP, from the coding sequence GTGGTCTTCCTTTCGGAGTTCCGAGGTTCTTTCGTGTTCCACCGCCGCTGGCTCGTGCCCTCCCTCTCCGCCATCCTGCTCCTGGGCTCCGGTGTCTACTGGACTCTGGCGAAGGAGTCCGCCCCCGCGCCCGCGGGGCAGCAGGCCGCTCCGGCCGCGGTGACTGCGCCCCCGGCCGCTCCGGCGCGGCAGGGGGCTGGGGCCGTCCCCAGCGAGGGGCGTGCCCGGACCTGGTCCGCGGGCACCCAGTTTGTCTACACGCTCTCGGCCGTGCAGAAGGTCACCTTCGGCCAGCAAGGCGCGAGCACCTCGCCCTCGCTGCACCTCGCGCTGGACGGAGAGCTGTCCATGGCGGTGGTGGGCGGCCAGGGGGACCGTCTGGACGTGCAGTTCCAGATTCACTCGAACCGGCTCACCTTCGAGGCGGAGGGTCAGGATGCGCTCGACGCGAAGTCGCGTCCGTTGATGCAGGCCCACCTGCAAGCGCCCTTCTATGTGACGTTCAACCGCCAGGGGGCGGCGCTGCTGGTGCACTCCGAGCGGGGGCTGGATCCGGTGACGCAGAACTTCCTGCGCACGCTGGTGGCCTCCACCCAGTTCGTCACGCCCAACGTGCCCAAGGAGGCGTGGCCGGCGCAGGAGCTGGATGTCACCGGGCTGTACGCGGCCCAGTACCGGCAGGTGCCGGGGGCGCGGAAGTACGAAAAGACCAAGGAGCGCTACCTCCGGATGACGTCGCCCAGCGGGCTGCAGAACCTGGACCCCAGTGTGCGCATCACCGTGGACGCCTCGGCCTCGTTCCTCCTGGGCGAGGAGGGCTGGCCCGAGTCGGTCTCGAGCCGGGAGCAGGTGTCGGTCAGCTCCGGCGAAGGGCTGCCCACGGTGCGGGGCGAGGGGCAGGTGCAGCTCACCCGGACGGCGGTGCGCAGTGTGCCGCTGCTCATTGGCTCGCTGGAGGCGCGGCGGCAGCAACTGGCCACCGCCTCGCTGGGCACCCAGGTGTTTGCGCCCGAGGACCCCCAGGCGGAGCTGCGGCGCCTCGTGGGCGGCGCGCAGTTGGCGGACCTCGTCGGGGACCTGCGCAAGCTGCCCCCGGGCGAGAACGAGCGGGGGCAGGCAACCTCTCAGCTCATGAACCGGATGCGGGCCCTCTTCACGCTGGAGCCCGGCGTGGCCGCCCAGGTGCCCGCGCTCCTGCGGGGCGAGAAGGACCGCAACACGTACAGCAGCCTCATCGGCTCGCTCTCCGCGGCCAGCACGCCGGAGGCCGTGCAGGCCCTGGGGCAAGTGGTGCTGGATGCGCAGCTTCCCACCGCGGTCCGGGTGGATGCCGCGGCGGGGCTGGGCGTGGTGGAGAAACCCACGCAGGAGGGGCTCACGGCGCTGCGCCAGCTCGCCCAGAGCGGTGAGGAGGACTTGCGGAGCACGGCCACGCTCGCGCTGGGCAATGCCGCGCGGAACCTGGAGACCCAGAAGGACCCCTCGGCGGACGCGCTGCTGCGCGAGCTGAAGGACGCGGTGGCCACCGCGCCCACCCCCGAGGCGCGGGCCCTCCAGCTCCGGGCCCTGGCCAACAGCGCGCACCCGCTCGCGCTGCCCACCATCCAGGAGGCGCTGAGGGACGCCTCCGCCGTGGTGCGCGAGGCTGCCGTGGAGGCGCTGCGTCTCATTCCGGGCCCCGCCGCCGATCAGATGCTGGCCGCGAGCATGCTGGGGGACCCCGTGCCCGAGGTGCGCCGCGCAGCCATCTTCGCCAGCAGCTTCCGGCCCCTGCCGCCCCTGATGCCCGCCCTGGAGCGCACCTTGCGCACCGACACCGTGGGCGCGGTGCGCATCGAGGTGGTGCGCCTGCTGGGCTCGAACCTCCTGAATGTGCCCAGCGCCGGGCCCTTGCTGTCGTGGGCGGGCCAGAATGATCCCAACGGGGATGTCCGCCACACGGCACTTGCCTTCCTCGCGCGCCCGACACAGCCCCCACCGCGTCCTTAG
- a CDS encoding serine/threonine-protein kinase, with protein sequence MTQQVGKYQLIRKLATGGMAEVYLAKAAGPRGFEKTLVVKCILPHLAQEPSFVEMFLSEAMLAAQLSHTHIVQIFDFGEADGAYFLAMEYIDGPSLRTLIKRAAAQNLSLDPLVCARLVSQACEGLAFAHDFVDPATEQPLALIHRDVSPDNLLLSRQGSVKVVDFGIAKATGQTHKTESGVIKGKLSYMPPEQLRAKNLDRRVDVYALGVVLYELLTFRKPYVAASDVALMHAILYELPTPAVHYRPDLPVALQRILARAIDKDRDQRYPDCHAFQADLEDFILSGGRPVTGQQVAQLIQRATSGTGFPALNLSPAALPSPAPLPARERTPLGTHAKPQPPSEGATTRQERATFPEHTPTTQELSLTHPSSGTGLTEPHDRSRARPRWSLPAWKLPALVGGVLLAAGFGLVRFQQDAPEPDTASPPMVAAGGTPAAEPIIPPPPQPLTQAPPVAAPLAEDPAPAAEPAPSEPPASPLAMASPPARKRIARPAKAKRPAAGMGTLEVRSQPYAIVYVDGKEHGPTPLDQDLELPAGSYTMRLVIPDLAKTVTQQVKIEPGKKTNINFSP encoded by the coding sequence GTGACGCAGCAGGTCGGCAAGTATCAGCTCATCCGGAAGCTCGCCACGGGGGGCATGGCCGAGGTGTACTTGGCCAAGGCCGCGGGCCCCCGGGGGTTCGAGAAAACCCTGGTGGTGAAGTGCATCCTGCCGCACCTGGCCCAGGAGCCCTCCTTCGTGGAGATGTTCCTCTCCGAGGCCATGCTGGCCGCCCAGCTCTCCCACACGCACATCGTTCAGATCTTCGACTTCGGTGAGGCCGACGGCGCGTACTTCCTGGCCATGGAGTACATCGACGGTCCCAGCCTCCGCACGCTCATCAAGCGCGCCGCGGCCCAGAATCTGTCCCTGGACCCGCTGGTGTGCGCGCGGCTCGTCTCCCAGGCCTGTGAAGGGCTGGCGTTCGCCCACGACTTCGTGGACCCCGCGACCGAGCAGCCCCTGGCGCTCATCCACCGGGACGTCAGCCCCGACAACCTGCTGCTGTCGCGCCAGGGCTCGGTGAAGGTGGTGGACTTCGGCATCGCCAAGGCGACGGGCCAGACGCACAAGACCGAGAGCGGCGTCATCAAGGGCAAGCTCTCGTACATGCCGCCCGAGCAGCTGCGCGCCAAGAACCTGGACCGGCGGGTGGATGTGTATGCGCTGGGGGTGGTGCTCTACGAGCTGCTCACGTTCCGCAAACCCTACGTCGCGGCCTCGGACGTGGCGCTGATGCACGCCATCCTCTACGAGCTTCCCACGCCCGCGGTTCACTACCGGCCGGACCTGCCCGTGGCCCTGCAGCGCATCCTCGCCCGGGCGATCGACAAGGACCGGGACCAGCGGTATCCAGACTGCCACGCGTTCCAGGCGGACCTGGAAGACTTTATCCTCTCCGGGGGCCGGCCCGTGACGGGCCAGCAGGTCGCCCAGCTCATCCAGCGCGCCACCTCCGGCACCGGCTTTCCCGCGCTGAACCTCTCGCCCGCGGCCCTCCCCAGCCCCGCCCCCCTGCCGGCCCGGGAACGCACCCCCTTGGGCACGCACGCCAAGCCCCAGCCGCCCTCGGAGGGCGCAACCACCCGGCAGGAGCGCGCGACCTTTCCCGAGCACACGCCGACGACCCAGGAGCTGTCCCTCACCCATCCGTCTTCAGGCACCGGCCTGACCGAGCCCCATGACCGGTCCCGGGCGCGTCCGAGGTGGAGCCTCCCCGCCTGGAAGCTGCCTGCCCTGGTGGGCGGCGTCCTGCTCGCGGCAGGGTTCGGACTGGTGCGCTTCCAGCAGGACGCGCCTGAACCAGACACCGCCTCCCCACCGATGGTGGCCGCCGGGGGCACCCCAGCCGCGGAGCCGATCATCCCTCCTCCTCCGCAGCCGCTGACCCAAGCCCCTCCGGTGGCGGCGCCCCTGGCGGAAGACCCCGCTCCCGCCGCGGAGCCCGCGCCTTCCGAGCCCCCGGCATCGCCCCTCGCCATGGCCTCACCGCCCGCCCGGAAGCGCATCGCGCGCCCCGCCAAGGCCAAGCGGCCCGCGGCGGGAATGGGGACCCTGGAGGTGCGCTCCCAGCCCTACGCCATCGTTTACGTGGACGGGAAGGAGCACGGCCCGACGCCCCTGGACCAGGACCTCGAATTGCCGGCCGGCTCCTACACCATGCGGCTCGTCATCCCTGATCTGGCGAAGACGGTGACCCAGCAGGTCAAGATCGAGCCCGGGAAGAAAACCAACATCAACTTCTCGCCGTAG
- a CDS encoding circularly permuted type 2 ATP-grasp protein — MRLSQDPGLFKGYGIIPGAFDELIGPQGEPRPDFVRLLEVLGSRSPEEFTRIQALAERALLNQGVTFSVYSDRRGTERIFPFCLIPRLVSARDWAQLERGLEQRVRALSAFLDDIYGEQRLLAEQPELKEIILGTSLYLPMLRGVRPPGGVRIHIAGIDLIRDGQGTFQVLEDNLRTPSGVSYVMESRILSKRVLPEVLELAKVRRVDHYPAKLAETLRATSPEDPDRATVVVLTPGPYNSAYFEHSFLARTMGVELVHAADLYVENERVFARTTRGPRRVHVIYRRIDDAFLDPDTFRPDSLLGVRGLMKAWAAGHVTLANAPGNGVADDKAVYAFVPDFIRYYLGEEPMLAQVPTYVCAREEDRRYVLEHLEQLVVKTVDEAGGYGMLMGPQSTREEREDFRQRILAEPRRYIAQPRIELSTCPTWDAASRQVVSRRVDLRPYILTGPQGSWVLPGGLSRVALRAGSYVVNSSQGGGSKDTWVQKETA, encoded by the coding sequence ATGAGGCTTTCGCAGGATCCGGGACTGTTCAAAGGTTACGGCATCATTCCTGGGGCTTTCGACGAGCTGATCGGTCCTCAAGGCGAGCCCCGGCCCGACTTCGTGCGCTTGCTGGAGGTGCTGGGCTCCCGGTCTCCGGAGGAGTTCACCCGCATCCAGGCGCTGGCGGAGCGGGCCCTGTTGAACCAGGGCGTCACCTTCTCGGTGTACTCGGACCGGCGCGGCACGGAGCGCATCTTCCCCTTCTGTCTCATTCCCCGCCTGGTGTCCGCCCGGGACTGGGCGCAGCTGGAGCGCGGGCTGGAGCAGCGCGTGCGCGCCCTCAGCGCGTTCCTGGATGACATCTATGGAGAGCAGCGGCTGCTGGCCGAGCAGCCCGAGCTGAAAGAGATCATTCTGGGCACCTCGCTCTACCTGCCGATGCTGCGGGGCGTGCGGCCGCCGGGGGGCGTGCGCATCCACATCGCGGGCATCGATCTGATCCGCGACGGCCAGGGCACCTTCCAGGTGCTGGAGGACAACCTGCGCACCCCCTCGGGCGTCTCGTACGTCATGGAGAGCCGCATCCTCTCCAAGCGCGTCCTGCCCGAGGTGCTGGAGCTGGCGAAGGTGCGCCGCGTGGACCACTACCCTGCGAAGCTGGCCGAGACGCTCCGGGCCACCTCGCCGGAGGATCCGGACCGAGCCACCGTGGTGGTGCTCACCCCGGGGCCGTACAACTCCGCCTATTTCGAGCACAGCTTTCTGGCGCGCACCATGGGCGTGGAGCTGGTGCACGCCGCGGACCTCTACGTGGAGAACGAGCGGGTCTTCGCGCGCACCACCCGGGGGCCGCGCCGGGTGCACGTCATCTACCGGCGCATCGACGATGCCTTCCTGGATCCGGACACCTTCCGGCCGGACAGCCTGCTGGGCGTCCGGGGGCTGATGAAGGCCTGGGCGGCGGGCCATGTGACGCTGGCCAACGCCCCGGGCAACGGGGTGGCGGACGACAAGGCCGTGTACGCCTTCGTGCCGGACTTCATCCGCTACTACCTGGGCGAGGAGCCCATGCTGGCGCAGGTGCCCACGTACGTGTGCGCCCGCGAGGAGGATCGCCGCTATGTGCTGGAGCACCTGGAGCAGCTGGTGGTGAAGACGGTGGATGAGGCCGGCGGGTACGGCATGCTGATGGGCCCCCAGTCGACCCGGGAGGAGCGCGAGGACTTCCGCCAGCGCATCCTCGCCGAGCCCCGGCGCTACATCGCCCAGCCCCGCATCGAGCTGTCCACCTGCCCGACATGGGACGCGGCCTCGCGCCAGGTGGTGTCCCGCCGGGTGGACCTGCGGCCTTACATCCTCACCGGCCCCCAGGGTTCGTGGGTGCTGCCGGGGGGGTTGAGCCGGGTGGCGCTGCGCGCGGGCTCGTATGTCGTCAACTCCAGCCAGGGCGGCGGCTCCAAGGACACCTGGGTGCAGAAGGAGACGGCATGA
- a CDS encoding class II glutamine amidotransferase, which yields MLNLLALSFEGELAPSLDLHCMAPGHKPPDGWGVGYYPGGELAASLVKEAAPQPGSNRSGLMKTWDPLESSIFLLHLRTAAWGPLTEANTQPFCRSAWGRDWLLTHSGSLEQRLNIPQGSLFEPVGSTDSEALFCRLLDWIHQQGWRSLGDVDAPRLRGWLEEVNTLGPLTLVVSDGQDLCIYADRTGATNCWLWQVSPPYERLILGDADLELDLTRRGAKSRKGFIISTHPIESRTEVPATWKQMPPSSLVILRQGALRAEVLPPKSLGTGGGKPALAAEFEARSRLRRPPVAPVRVMDVHHRTVYRYAQPVERSAHKLRLTPLHDRLQSLLAHEVTMSSGVTQAEYEDVFGNRVRKVLVDTPYQELVIEARSRVELRDTDPLSYRPLHVRSTLPLVWMPWQANMLQPYLLPPELADTQLEELLEYAMSFARRNDFDLLDTLLDINFSIFKEYRYLQGSTTLNTTPFDVYSTRTGVCQDFANVFICLARLLGVPARYTCGYIYTGPKHANSIQAEASHAWVQVYLPEVGWKGFDPTNGILTQTDHVRVAVGRQYSDTTPTRGTIYLGGGGERLEVFVRCEPVEPGSR from the coding sequence ATGCTCAACCTGCTCGCGCTGTCCTTCGAGGGAGAGCTCGCCCCCAGCCTGGACCTGCACTGCATGGCCCCCGGCCACAAGCCGCCGGACGGCTGGGGCGTGGGCTACTACCCCGGGGGCGAGCTCGCGGCCAGCCTCGTCAAGGAGGCCGCCCCCCAGCCGGGAAGCAACCGCAGCGGGCTCATGAAGACGTGGGATCCGCTGGAGTCCTCCATCTTCCTGCTGCACCTGCGCACGGCGGCGTGGGGGCCCCTCACCGAGGCCAACACCCAGCCCTTCTGCCGCAGCGCTTGGGGGCGCGACTGGCTGCTGACCCACAGCGGCAGCCTCGAGCAGCGCCTGAACATTCCTCAGGGCTCCCTCTTCGAGCCGGTGGGCTCCACGGACTCGGAGGCGCTGTTCTGCCGGTTGCTGGATTGGATCCACCAGCAGGGCTGGCGCAGCCTCGGGGACGTGGACGCGCCCCGGCTGCGGGGCTGGCTGGAGGAGGTCAACACCCTGGGGCCGCTGACGCTCGTCGTGTCGGACGGGCAGGACCTGTGCATCTACGCGGACCGCACGGGCGCCACGAACTGCTGGCTGTGGCAGGTGTCCCCGCCCTATGAGCGGCTCATCCTGGGCGATGCGGACCTGGAGCTGGACCTGACGCGGCGCGGGGCCAAGAGCCGCAAGGGCTTCATCATCAGCACCCACCCCATCGAGTCGCGCACCGAGGTGCCGGCGACGTGGAAGCAGATGCCGCCCAGCTCCCTGGTCATCCTGCGCCAGGGGGCCTTGCGCGCCGAGGTGCTGCCGCCGAAGTCCCTGGGCACCGGCGGGGGCAAGCCCGCCCTGGCCGCCGAGTTCGAGGCCCGCAGCCGCCTGCGCCGGCCGCCCGTGGCCCCCGTGCGGGTGATGGACGTGCACCACCGCACCGTGTACCGGTACGCGCAGCCCGTGGAGCGCAGTGCCCACAAGCTGCGGCTCACCCCGCTGCACGACCGGCTGCAGTCCCTGCTCGCGCACGAGGTGACGATGTCCTCGGGGGTGACGCAGGCCGAGTACGAGGACGTGTTCGGCAACCGGGTCCGCAAGGTGCTGGTGGACACGCCCTATCAGGAGCTCGTCATCGAGGCGCGCTCCCGCGTGGAGCTCCGGGACACGGATCCGCTGAGCTACCGGCCGCTCCACGTGCGCTCCACGCTGCCGCTGGTGTGGATGCCGTGGCAGGCCAACATGCTCCAGCCCTACCTGCTGCCGCCCGAGCTGGCGGACACCCAGCTAGAGGAACTGCTCGAGTACGCGATGAGCTTCGCGCGCCGCAATGACTTCGACCTGCTCGACACGCTGCTGGACATCAACTTCAGCATCTTCAAGGAGTACCGCTACCTGCAGGGCTCCACGACGCTGAACACCACCCCGTTCGACGTGTATTCGACGCGCACGGGCGTGTGCCAGGACTTCGCCAACGTCTTCATCTGCCTGGCGCGGCTGCTGGGCGTCCCCGCGCGCTACACGTGTGGCTACATCTATACCGGCCCCAAGCACGCCAACTCGATCCAGGCGGAGGCCTCGCACGCGTGGGTGCAGGTGTACCTGCCCGAGGTGGGGTGGAAGGGGTTTGATCCCACCAACGGCATCCTCACGCAGACGGACCACGTGCGGGTCGCCGTGGGCCGGCAGTACTCGGACACCACGCCCACCCGGGGCACCATCTACCTGGGCGGCGGGGGCGAGAGGCTGGAAGTCTTCGTGCGCTGCGAGCCCGTGGAGCCAGGTTCACGCTAA
- a CDS encoding RICIN domain-containing protein codes for MSVSRGLCLLGALAGMSGCSTSELETTEETGQLQGEAIVSSITEGDYVIRSAMTGKCIDIAASGTADGTKVQQWDCNGTNAQKFRISPTSGGYWKIINVNSGKGLDVKDGSTALNAEIHQWSYVGANNQQFKFVDRGSSRFSIHARHTDMVVDLYWGKPDNGTGYVQYPFTAGQNNQLFTFDKVSGGTTPPPTGNCAVSGDGKTTLRFINQCSFEVNFAGNNITGGLLGAGKEECRTIGSTTEMMLTKRYWGFRKGEDPGFEKHSLAEFGFNEVFYEHKSWDWFNLSHVDAHNLPLKIVPYNLPGGTTCAGQTRSCPMDMLANCPPEGQFRNAAGKVISCVSRDRDNPNSVVARYFDAACSQSYSWSGDDSVMAACNGEDFDIVFCPQN; via the coding sequence ATGAGTGTGTCCCGTGGTCTGTGCCTGCTGGGTGCTCTGGCGGGAATGAGTGGCTGCAGCACCAGTGAGCTGGAGACCACCGAGGAGACCGGACAGCTTCAGGGCGAGGCCATCGTGTCGAGCATCACGGAGGGCGACTATGTCATCCGCTCCGCGATGACTGGCAAGTGTATCGACATCGCCGCGTCGGGCACCGCGGACGGAACCAAGGTGCAGCAGTGGGATTGCAACGGCACCAACGCCCAGAAGTTCCGCATCTCCCCGACGTCGGGCGGGTACTGGAAGATCATCAACGTCAACAGCGGCAAGGGGCTCGACGTCAAGGATGGGAGCACCGCGCTGAACGCCGAGATCCACCAGTGGTCCTACGTCGGCGCCAACAACCAGCAGTTCAAGTTCGTGGACCGCGGCAGCAGCCGGTTCAGCATCCACGCGCGCCACACGGACATGGTCGTCGACCTGTACTGGGGCAAGCCCGACAACGGGACGGGCTACGTGCAGTACCCCTTCACCGCCGGCCAGAACAACCAGCTCTTCACCTTCGACAAGGTGAGCGGCGGCACCACGCCTCCCCCCACGGGCAACTGCGCCGTCTCGGGTGACGGGAAGACCACGCTGCGCTTCATCAACCAGTGCTCCTTCGAGGTCAACTTCGCCGGCAACAACATCACCGGAGGGCTGCTGGGCGCGGGCAAGGAAGAGTGCCGGACCATCGGCTCCACCACGGAGATGATGCTGACCAAGCGCTACTGGGGCTTCCGCAAGGGCGAGGACCCGGGCTTCGAGAAGCACTCGCTGGCGGAGTTCGGCTTCAACGAGGTGTTCTACGAGCACAAGAGCTGGGACTGGTTCAACCTCAGCCACGTGGATGCCCACAACCTCCCCCTGAAGATCGTCCCCTACAACCTGCCGGGTGGAACGACCTGCGCGGGCCAGACGCGCAGCTGCCCCATGGACATGCTCGCGAACTGCCCCCCCGAGGGCCAGTTCCGCAACGCCGCCGGCAAGGTCATCTCCTGCGTGAGCCGCGACCGCGACAACCCCAACAGCGTGGTGGCCCGGTACTTCGACGCGGCCTGCTCGCAGTCCTACTCGTGGTCCGGCGATGACTCGGTCATGGCCGCGTGCAACGGCGAGGACTTCGACATCGTCTTCTGCCCGCAGAACTAA
- a CDS encoding alpha-E domain-containing protein: MIARIAEHCFWLGRYLERAESTARVLQMTGQLALDAELPPEQCWMPALAIFGERAAFALRHGAAAEADGEAVQNFLTWDDDNGSSLVNILFAARDNARSIREVVSRECWEVTNELYLWLGGEMGKAEYTHSRYAFYLHIRRMVQLCLGLSDSTMLHDTPLDFIRLGVMLERAGQTARLLDVHHHVFAQMNSGHLVVQTALWLSLLRAGSGFEPFMKTHSGRVTGDAVAAFLLFEGRFPRSVRFCLEAANRYLHQLSSPESQDRLGQECLARLAPLLEQLRPESLAGPEATLHGLLTRMVEGTSDLCQLIAREYFGKAVPLGTQVMEG, translated from the coding sequence ATGATCGCCCGGATCGCCGAGCACTGTTTCTGGCTGGGGCGCTATCTGGAGCGGGCGGAGAGCACCGCGCGCGTGCTCCAGATGACCGGTCAGCTCGCCCTGGACGCGGAGCTTCCCCCCGAGCAGTGCTGGATGCCCGCCCTGGCCATCTTCGGGGAGAGGGCCGCCTTCGCCCTGCGGCATGGCGCCGCCGCCGAGGCCGACGGCGAGGCGGTGCAGAACTTCCTCACCTGGGACGATGACAACGGCTCCAGCCTGGTGAACATCCTGTTCGCGGCCCGGGACAACGCCCGCTCCATCCGCGAGGTGGTGAGCCGCGAGTGCTGGGAGGTGACCAACGAGCTGTACCTCTGGCTCGGCGGGGAGATGGGCAAGGCCGAGTACACCCACTCCCGCTACGCCTTCTACCTGCACATCCGCCGCATGGTGCAGCTGTGCCTGGGCCTGTCCGACAGCACCATGCTGCACGACACCCCCCTGGACTTCATCCGGCTGGGGGTGATGCTGGAGCGGGCCGGGCAGACGGCGCGGCTCCTGGACGTGCACCACCACGTCTTCGCCCAGATGAACTCCGGCCACCTGGTGGTGCAGACGGCGCTCTGGCTGTCGCTGCTGCGCGCCGGCTCCGGCTTCGAGCCCTTCATGAAGACCCACTCCGGCCGGGTGACGGGGGATGCCGTGGCGGCCTTCCTCCTCTTCGAGGGCCGCTTTCCCCGCTCGGTGCGCTTCTGTCTGGAGGCGGCGAACCGCTACCTGCACCAGCTGTCCTCGCCCGAATCCCAGGACCGGCTGGGCCAGGAGTGCCTGGCCCGGCTGGCGCCCCTGCTGGAGCAGCTGCGCCCCGAGTCCCTGGCGGGGCCGGAGGCCACGCTGCACGGGCTGCTCACGCGCATGGTGGAGGGGACCTCAGACCTGTGCCAGCTCATCGCGCGGGAGTACTTCGGGAAAGCCGTTCCCCTGGGCACCCAGGTGATGGAGGGGTAG